The nucleotide sequence TAATTCAACAGTATCCTTTTGTGATGTTATATACTTCTCCATCTGGTTTTTCAACATATTTATGGCCTCCATATTTATTTAACTGCTATTTATATTGAATGGTAAATTTGTAAATAGCAAATATCTTTATCAGTTTTCCCAAAACTTTATTAAGAATTTCGCCAGTATAGTCACATCCCCATACAAATCACTGCTTTTCCCCATATCCTGTTAGTACATCACCACTCTATAAGAAAGGAGAGGCGCGTTTTATGAATTATTATTACAAAGATGATCATCGACCAGACGATGATTACGCTCATAAGAAGGAAAAATCTAAGCACCGGGATAGAGATAAGCACAAAGATTGGGATGATCACAAAGATTGGGACGATCACAAAGATTGGGACGATCGCAAAGATCGGGACCATCGCAAAGATCGGGACCATCGCAAAGATCGGGACCATCGCAAAGATTGGGACGATCGCAAAGATTGGGATGACCACAAGGATTGGAAAAAGCATAAAGACTGGGACGATGATTTTCATGACTGCGGCTGTAAAAAAGGGCACCATGATGACAAACATTCCGACAAGTGTATATGCAAAAAGGTCAGGGACATAAATGAAGCACAGCACAAGGTAAATCAAAGAAAAGATGGATGTGATGTAAGCTGCGACCGGTCGATCAAAGAGCTGCTTAATCCATGCAATAAATCAAAGTTAGATACAATACCGTTCAAATTATTATGCGGCTGCAGCAAAGGAGACTGCGAAACATTTGTTGGTACAGGTGTTGTAAAAATCGATGGCTGCTTTTTTGATATCAAGTCTAGTTTTTTCCGGGTAGTTGACTTTGTGAAAGGATCTGACTGCTGCGCAATTCTTGAGCTGCTCTGTCCGGAACGATGTGAAGGAAAGCATCACGGTATCGAGGGATTCACAAGGACTGGAGCTTGTTTCGAAGTTGATTTAAAGGATTTTGTTGGCATTACTTGCTTCCCTCCTGTAAAAGCGAAGAAGATGGATCCTAAGAAGATGTTATGCTCTCGACGCTAAAGCGAGGATATACTAGTGGATTTTCAATATTGTTCTTCAACCCCACATCAAGTGGGGTTCCTTTATTTGTCTATTAATCACATTTATCCCTAATTCTCTCAACATTTTCACTACTAATAAAAAAATATGTGATTGCCCTGTATCATTCGTCTATTCCTTTGCCGTTGTACTGGCATATATAAATAGTAAGTCAAAAGAAAGAAACAAAACAATCTGTTTCTTACTGCTTTTGATTATAATAAAAAAGGAGTGAAAAAAATGAAGAGAAATACAGGTTGCAACTCGAACCATGGCTGCCCGCCACAGCTTTCTTGTGATAAAGCAAAAACGATTCGGGTAGATTGCGATAGTGATTCCTTCCATCCATATGGCAACAAACTCAAATTCCCAGTCGCCGACATCGATGTAGCTCTGGCCGAAGTAGAACTACAAGTTGAAGTTGAATCTGACATCGAGCTCCCAACTGCAGCACGTGAAATCAAGCATATGCGCAGAAACGTTTCCTTGACTCAATGCAAGGCGATCCGCTCTGCAATGGATTACAAAAAGGTAAAACTCTATATATCTGGTGTGGTTCATAAAAATATCCAGTATGTAGAACAATGCAGTGGCTTGCTGAAGGACCACAGTGTAGATGTACCATTTACTTGCAGTGAAGCAGTCCATGTCTTCAACTATCCTGATTACGAACATCTAAGCCAGAAGAACACGGTCTATGAAAGAAGATTCATTGATAAAAAAGGCCACGGAGCTGACGAGTGCACCTCTGGAGCATTTACGTATGAATACTATAATGAGCCAATTGAATGCAAACTTCTTGCTTCTTTCGTCAACGACCTAGACCTTTTCAAGGATTTTGACAACTGGGGCAGATTCAGCCGCATCACTGAAAAGATGGAGGTTGGTTTATTCTTCAAATTGCTTCAGAAGCAGCAGGTTGACTTAGACCATTCCCATAGACACAAAGATAAAGAAGAGTCATCTTCATCATCGTCATCATCCTCTTGGGAAGAGGACTATAAAATGGAGCACGAGCCAAAAAACATGAAGCACAGAATGGATGCATTAATGAAACGCCATGAAGGCTAACACCAAAGCAAGGGTGTCTCACCTGAGGCACCCTGTTTTCCTTTATAGCGAAAGCAGCTTTTGTAAATCCAGGCATTGTTTTTGAAATAGCTCTATTTTCATCCTTGCTGTACCCTGGATCATTACTCTGTCGTTTCGGATGAATTGTTCATTCCACACACAATGCAAACTCGATAGACTGAAATTCACTTTTTCTACTAAACTCTCACTATATTCACGGGTATATCCTTCTTCCATACCAAGATTTGAAGTGAATAAATATTCCTTGCTGTCTTTGGCAGAAAGTTCGGGCTGATGAATCCATTTTACCGGGATGATTTTTTTCCATGGGATGTGTAACTTAAGTGAATGCATCGTCCCTGTATCGTCAGTACTTACATAATCAATATTTAGTAGAAGTGTTCCTTTGGTGAATAAGTTGGCTGATGGCAGCAATACCTCAGCATCAATCGAATGAAGCGAGCACTCTACATTAGAAACCGTGGAAATTGGCCTTGAGAGACTGAATGTATCAAAGATGTCAATTTCGAGATCAACATCTGCCAGATGTAAAGGAAGCCTCACCTTCGTCATTTCTATCTTAGTTTTTTTTCCACTGTATGCGGCTGTAGCTAATTTCATAGGTACCGAGGAAGATTCAGATGATTCATATTGATAATCCACTGATTCATCATGGTTTTCATCATAATGAAGCTCATCACCGTATTCGTCTATGGCTAATAATTGGTTGACAGATTCCTCTTCATCATGGAAACTGCTGGACTCCTCAAACATTATTTCACTAGACGATTCCTCGTAGCCTTCTTGAATTTCCTCCTCTACATGATCCTCTATGCCACCTACGACTTCAATCAGCTCACTTGATTCTTCCTCAACCTCATCTGTTGTAAATTGTCTTCTTGAAGCAGAAGACTTTTCTTCGACACTTTTAATAACAGGAGGCGCGAGGATCAATGGCTTGCCTGAACTCTTTCCTTTTGGCCGGAACCTGCTTTCATTGAAATTTCCGCCTAGATCTTTATCGATTTCCTCAAAAACTTTTTCCATTTCTGAGTCACGTTCGGATACTCTTCGATCTACAGAATTATTTCTCCAATTCCCCTGGAATAGATGCATTTCATGAAACGTTCTATTTGTGTTTTCCATCTTCAATGGAATGGTCTGCTTTTATTGCAACCTATTCCTACCCTCCTTTCTTTATAGGGGTAAAAACATAAAGGGGCATATACTATTGGTGCCTAGTATAATACCCCGCCTTTTATCTAATATTTATTCTGATTCGTCATAGCAATCTGGATCATTTGTTGCTGATGAAACGCGGATTTGTTGATTTTGAAGTACGCGGACTGTGAAATCAATGACCATTTTTTCTTCGATTGTCTGGAAATATCCTTCATCGATCGGTGAAGATGTAGGAAGCGGCTGTCGGTCAATCGCTTCATCCCATTCAATGATTTGGCTAGATACTAATTCACAGAAAGGCAGCTCGTTATAGTGCTGTGAGCTTTCCTGATGAAATTGGCTCAAGTCGCTTGTCAGCAATTCATCTTTCTCCGGAAATCCTGTTGACAATGGTTTTGACACGAAAAAGTCAAATTCCTTTCGGTTGTTTACTTGAGGCAATACAGGCTTTGAAAGGAAGTCCTTCACTTCTGTTACTACCTGGAACGGAATGTCAACTGTATATGAGTGAAGATCAGAAGCTACGGATGATGAAGATGAAGCTTCAATTTCCTGACTCGGACTTGCATATTGGATATTCTTCCTTACAAACCCTTTGATAAACAATTTATTTGTCGGCAAAAGCAGTCTGCATTGAGTCAATTTTATTCTCTTTTTGATATCCTTAATTTCTAGTACTGGTTCTGGAAAATTGATCATCGTATCCAGATTCACGTGCAAGGTCAGTTCCGCAAGAACGACAGGAACTTTGGTAACCAACTTCCCCAGACTTACATGTGGATGGTGGTGCCGAGGTGAGCATTCAAAATGATCAGTTGAAGGCTTACACTCAAAATCAGGCTTTTTATTTTTATCTAATTCAAACATACATGGCTCCTCCTTATAACTCCTTAGAGTGAAGATGCTTTATCCTATGCACTTTGATTAGATGGGTCTAGGCATATGCCCTTATGCATTTGCAAAAATCAAGGCAAGTACCCAATATGAACCCTTGATTTTCTATGAGATGTACTGGCCAAAAGCAACACAAAAAAATTTTTTCCGTTTTATTTGCTTCTATTGTGATGACAACATGACTGTGACTTGAATATGTATGGAGGAAGAACAAAAAGCACAAGGGTCTCGAGGGAATTGGTGTTGGAGCTGGTTTAAGAATACTACAAGTAGTTATTCATAACTAAATCATTTTATATTTTCCTGGTTAACAAAAATAAAATGGCGAAGACACTGTCTTCGCCATAAGTTTATCCTCGAGAACCTCCATAGCATCTTGAGGAATTGGCCGCTTAAATGCAGTCGCTAAAACCATTAAATTGTAACTTGTTGATTCTGATAAACTCTTACACGGAATTGCAAGAAAGTTTTTTCAACGATATTATGGAATGTTCCTTCTTCGAATGGCCCGTGGTTAGGTAATGGATAACGGTCAATTGCTTCATCCCACTGTACAATACTGCTGGATACTAGTTCACAGAAAGGTATCTGATTATAGAATTGGGTGCTTACTTGATGGAACTGGGAAAGGTCGCTTGATAGCAATTGATCTTTTTCAGGGAATCCGTGACCCAAGTCCTGCGCTCTGAAGAAGTCAAATTCTTCACGGGTATTAGGAGTCGGAAGTACTGGATCGGTTAGAAAATCAGTAACAATAGTTACACATTCGAATGGAACATCTACAGTAAGCGAACGCATTTCAGATGCTACACAGTCGCTTTTAGCATGCGGGCAAGGTGTTGCATATTGGATATTCTTCCGGATGAATCCCTTGATAAATAAAGGAATTCCTGTATCGGGATTTGAGCTAGGACCTAATAGCAATCTGCATTGGACGATTTTCACCCGTTTTTTAATATCCTTGATTTCCAGCACTGGATCAGGGAAATGGATATCCGCTACAAGATGGTCCGTAACTGTAATATCAGCCAGAGTAACAGGAAGGTTTGCTGAAGGTGCTAATCCTGGTGTAGGCACATTCATGCATTCATTACTGGATGCAGACTTATTTACATTTACGCATCCGCGTTTACCTTTATGGTCATTAGTCATTCTATTTCCTCCTTTTTAATTTCTTGTACAATTTATCCTATTCCTGCTAGATTTTTTGGACTAGATGAATGAATCAGCACAAATGCGGATTTTTTCAGTTTTTTAAGATTTCCACGTCTTTTTAATTCCTTACTTCCATTGAAATTAGGTACTTGCACAATTGAACATGCCTTTTGCATAGGATTCAAAAGGAGGAGGATAAAATGAACAATTATAATTATTTTGCAGTCGACATAGGCAACAGCTGGTATAAAGTTCTAGCCTCTGATCATGGAGAGCTAAGGGAATACCAAATGCCAAACGCCATCGCATTGTATGATGATGAGTTTTACGAAAAGCCCTATGACGAGGAAGATATTGACCTTGAGGAGAATTTGATTGTAGAGATAAAAAGCCCGGCGATCACAAACAAAAGAGAAATTTTTTATGCTGGAAAAGCGGCTGCAAAGCAAAGAAATGTCAGCCTGACAGCAAGCAATAATCAAAAAGCTGACGAAGACCGCACATATATCCTTCTATTTGCCGCAGCTGCCTACCATGCTTCTATAATAAATCCAAATGACATCGAATTAACCTATTGTATAGACCAATTAGCTGTATCTCTTCCAACCACGCAATATAAGGAGAGGAAAGAATTACTCAAGCAGCGCTTGATTGGTAACCATACCATTACACTCCATAAGGTACCGGGAATTCTGGAGCCGAAAGAACTGATTGTCAAGCTTGAAATCAAGGATGTGATTGTAGGCGCGGAAGGAGCCTGTGCCTATTTAGGATTGATTCGGGATGTTGATACACTGACAATTAAAGACCATAACCTAGTGAAGGATTCCAAGAAAGGAATCATCATTGGCGACCTGGGCGGTGATTCAGTAGATTTCGTTGGAATCAAGAACAGTAAGCCTGTAGCCTCAGTTGAAGGCGACCATTTTGGAATCAATTTGTTCTTGGATACTATCATAAAAAAAGTCAGCAAGAATGAATTATACACTTTCGACTCAAGGTCAGAGCTTGAAGAAAAACTTTTTGCAGGCCAATCAGAGTGGTATGTCGAACCTTTTGCCGGTGTCAGGAAAGATATTAGCAAGTATGTGATCCCTCAATTGAGGATCATGGCTATAAAATATCTTGAGCACTTTGACCGTGCCAGGAGCAGTTCCAGCGAAATTAAGGGGGCGTCCCGCTACATCGCAGTTGGTGGTGCAGCAAAACTTGCCCAGAATCAAATCCAGGAAGCTGCCGTAAGATGGGCTGATAAAGGGCGCCCAATTGAGCTGACTTTTCCAGAAAACCTGGAAAAACTGAACGTCTTCGGACTCATGATTTTAGCCAAAATGAATCAACTAAAAAAACAACATGAGAATACCGAGGAACTAATTTCCATTGAAGGATGATCGGTATGTCAAACACCTATACGGATTATGTAAATAAGATCGCGATAACTGTCCCTGAACGATATATTGATGTTAAGACTGGAGAGTCGTACTCGGTTTCACCAAAAATAGTGGACCAAATCGAATATCATGCCGATAACAGTTCACTGAGCCATCTTGTTCTATCCGCTCTTCATCATTACCTAAATCCCAAGCCCGTATTGAGTGGAGGCTCTGCTGAAATCCTTCAGCAGCTTGCTGACATTCGAGCGATGCTTGAAAATGGAACCTTCCATATCCAGCCACTAGTAAAGGAAAAAACCATTAAAGAACAAACAGATGCCGCAAAATTACTCAATATGAAGGAAGTCGAAGATATCCTTGAAGCGTTCGGGGGCTAGTCATATGAACAAAATTAAGGACGGTACTAATGTACACGTCCTTCACTTTTGTATTTTGGTCTTTTGAATCAATCTATCTTCATAGGTAAAATCAGTTTCTTTATTTAAGTACGTCTGAAATAATTGAGAGTAGTTTTGGGTAGTGACGGATGAAGAATTCATGGTCTGTGGTTACGGCTTTATTATAGAAATCAATCATTTGAAAGGCCGCTTGTTTTTTGTAGAGAGCCGGGATGTGGAAAAAATCTATGATTGGGGAATAGGTCCCATCCCCTGCAGGAAGAAGATATCCTAAAAGCAAATCGCTTTCCTCGGGCTGATGGTACATTTCATTATATACTCCGACTAACCTCAGCTTCATGCGAATGACATCATTAACAACTAGCACTCTTTCTCCAAGGATTTCATCAATGTAATAAACACCTGGCACTGCATTTTTCCATTCACTGATTAGAGTGTGCAATTTGGGTTTCATTCTGCTCTTATATCGGGGCGACTCCAGATATAACTCAAAAATAGTCTTGTTTTCATGGCTCACGCTGAAGCGGTGGGAAAACACAGCCCAGGAAATAAAGTGAGGAACCAGTACGGAGGCAATTTCTTCAGGAATCTGTTCTGTTTCTATAAAGTCACCAACTAACCCAAGCAAATATTCACCATAATAATCACTACTGAAATTGAATATTTCTCCAATTTCATCAAATGCAAGATCTTTTATTTTTTCCTGAATTGAGACTATTTTATGATCTACGGTCATTTTTCTCTCCTTTCGGTTTTGATGGGATCACCTCCTTATCATATCAAGAATACATATACACACACGGGTAATATTTGTCTGGAATTTACAAATTTAAACTTCATTAAAACATGCTCATATTATACTTTGCAGACATTCTTTCAAGTAGCTTAATCCCACCAATGCTGTTCCCTTTCTCATCAAGGGCTGGCCCTAAAATGCCAATTCCAAATCTGTTTGGAACTGACCCCATGATCCCGCCTGATACACCACTCTTCGCAGGAATTCCGACCCTGACAGCGAACTCTCCCGACGCATTGTACATTCCACAGGTAACCATGAAGGTTTTACATAGACGAGCCACATGGGCAGGAATCAATCGGCGGTTCGTGACCGGCTCCAAACCATCCATTGCGAACACACAACCAATGCGCGCAAGATCCAGGCAATCCATTTCAATCGCACATTGCTTCGTATACACCTTTAACAACTCTTCTACATCCTCATCAATAACCCCATGCTGCCTCAAAAAATAGCATAATGCCCTGTTCAAATCAGAAGTTTCATATTCAGACTTAGCAACTTCCTGTGAATACCCAATTGAAGAATTGCCTGCCAGTTCCTGGATGAATGAGAGAATTCGGTCAAATCGTTCATCCGAATCATTCCCTTTGATCATATGAGTAACTGCTAGGGCGCCTGCGTTAATCATTGGATTCAACGGTTTCGAAGGACTGAATTCCAGCTTAACAATTGAATTGAACGGATCACCTGTTGGCTCATAACCCACTTTGTCAAAAACAGCTTCTTCCCCGTAGTCTATCAGGGCGAGTGCAAGTGTCAGTACTTTTGAAACGCTTTGCAAAGTCAGCTTCTGCTGAATGTCTCCTGCCGAAACACAACTTCCATCATCATGAAAAATAGCGACGGACAACTCTTCAGGATTCGCTTTAGCCAATGCAGGAATGTAGTCTGCAACCTTTCCTCCATCAGTGTACTTTTTTGCTTCATGTACCAGTTCATTCAATTCATCAGTAGTTCTGCAAGGCATAATAAAACTCCTCCGAATAAATAATATCTTAACAATTTCCAACTCACATACATCATAGCCATCTTTTCCATAGAAAAAGGGCAATGATTTGAACATTGCCTAATTTTATTGAAATGCTGTTTTCGCATGATTGCGCTTATCGAACATGTCTAGCATCTGAATTTTTAAAGGCATCGTGGATCTTTTCGATGAGACTTTTGAAAAGGAAACGCATTAAGCTGTGAAAGAAACAAAGTTTACGTAAAGAGACTAATTAAAAGCGTCCTGACTTTAATATAGAATAAATAATCCATAAAAACATCCCGAATGCAATGATAAACCCTACTTCAATTGCAGGTACGCTTGTCAGTATAGTATTATTTCCAAATGTTGCGCCGACAATCAGACCCAGTACAACAATACTG is from Mesobacillus boroniphilus and encodes:
- a CDS encoding CotY/CotZ family spore coat protein; this encodes MNYYYKDDHRPDDDYAHKKEKSKHRDRDKHKDWDDHKDWDDHKDWDDRKDRDHRKDRDHRKDRDHRKDWDDRKDWDDHKDWKKHKDWDDDFHDCGCKKGHHDDKHSDKCICKKVRDINEAQHKVNQRKDGCDVSCDRSIKELLNPCNKSKLDTIPFKLLCGCSKGDCETFVGTGVVKIDGCFFDIKSSFFRVVDFVKGSDCCAILELLCPERCEGKHHGIEGFTRTGACFEVDLKDFVGITCFPPVKAKKMDPKKMLCSRR
- a CDS encoding CsxC family protein, with translation MKRNTGCNSNHGCPPQLSCDKAKTIRVDCDSDSFHPYGNKLKFPVADIDVALAEVELQVEVESDIELPTAAREIKHMRRNVSLTQCKAIRSAMDYKKVKLYISGVVHKNIQYVEQCSGLLKDHSVDVPFTCSEAVHVFNYPDYEHLSQKNTVYERRFIDKKGHGADECTSGAFTYEYYNEPIECKLLASFVNDLDLFKDFDNWGRFSRITEKMEVGLFFKLLQKQQVDLDHSHRHKDKEESSSSSSSSSWEEDYKMEHEPKNMKHRMDALMKRHEG
- a CDS encoding CsxC family protein produces the protein MFELDKNKKPDFECKPSTDHFECSPRHHHPHVSLGKLVTKVPVVLAELTLHVNLDTMINFPEPVLEIKDIKKRIKLTQCRLLLPTNKLFIKGFVRKNIQYASPSQEIEASSSSSVASDLHSYTVDIPFQVVTEVKDFLSKPVLPQVNNRKEFDFFVSKPLSTGFPEKDELLTSDLSQFHQESSQHYNELPFCELVSSQIIEWDEAIDRQPLPTSSPIDEGYFQTIEEKMVIDFTVRVLQNQQIRVSSATNDPDCYDESE
- a CDS encoding CsxC family protein, with product MTNDHKGKRGCVNVNKSASSNECMNVPTPGLAPSANLPVTLADITVTDHLVADIHFPDPVLEIKDIKKRVKIVQCRLLLGPSSNPDTGIPLFIKGFIRKNIQYATPCPHAKSDCVASEMRSLTVDVPFECVTIVTDFLTDPVLPTPNTREEFDFFRAQDLGHGFPEKDQLLSSDLSQFHQVSTQFYNQIPFCELVSSSIVQWDEAIDRYPLPNHGPFEEGTFHNIVEKTFLQFRVRVYQNQQVTI
- a CDS encoding ParM/StbA family protein, which codes for MNNYNYFAVDIGNSWYKVLASDHGELREYQMPNAIALYDDEFYEKPYDEEDIDLEENLIVEIKSPAITNKREIFYAGKAAAKQRNVSLTASNNQKADEDRTYILLFAAAAYHASIINPNDIELTYCIDQLAVSLPTTQYKERKELLKQRLIGNHTITLHKVPGILEPKELIVKLEIKDVIVGAEGACAYLGLIRDVDTLTIKDHNLVKDSKKGIIIGDLGGDSVDFVGIKNSKPVASVEGDHFGINLFLDTIIKKVSKNELYTFDSRSELEEKLFAGQSEWYVEPFAGVRKDISKYVIPQLRIMAIKYLEHFDRARSSSSEIKGASRYIAVGGAAKLAQNQIQEAAVRWADKGRPIELTFPENLEKLNVFGLMILAKMNQLKKQHENTEELISIEG
- the glsA gene encoding glutaminase A: MPCRTTDELNELVHEAKKYTDGGKVADYIPALAKANPEELSVAIFHDDGSCVSAGDIQQKLTLQSVSKVLTLALALIDYGEEAVFDKVGYEPTGDPFNSIVKLEFSPSKPLNPMINAGALAVTHMIKGNDSDERFDRILSFIQELAGNSSIGYSQEVAKSEYETSDLNRALCYFLRQHGVIDEDVEELLKVYTKQCAIEMDCLDLARIGCVFAMDGLEPVTNRRLIPAHVARLCKTFMVTCGMYNASGEFAVRVGIPAKSGVSGGIMGSVPNRFGIGILGPALDEKGNSIGGIKLLERMSAKYNMSMF